One genomic window of Punica granatum isolate Tunisia-2019 chromosome 1, ASM765513v2, whole genome shotgun sequence includes the following:
- the LOC116200338 gene encoding thylakoid lumenal protein TL20.3, chloroplastic isoform X1 — translation MAALTSIATLSPKSVAVPYQPQKLLRLSPKPALISCRLDSSSDKSHESKNWRTLVSTALAAAVISFSSSLPANADLNKYEAETRGEFGNGSAAQYGSADLRKAVHVNENLRRANFTAADMRESDFSGSTFNGAYLEKAVAYKANFTGADLSDTLMDRMVLNEANLTNAVLVRSVLTRSDLGGAIIEGADFSDAVLDLTQKQALCKYASGMNPITGVSTRKSLGCGNNRRNAYGSPSSPLLSAPPQKLLDRDGFCDPSTGLCDATK, via the exons ATGGCGGCTCTCACTTCCATCGCCACTCTATCCCCCAAATCCGTGGCCGTCCCTTATCAACCTCAGAAGCTTCTGAGACTCTCTCCGAAGCCCGCCCTCATCTCCTGCCGCCTAGATTCCTCGTCGGACAAATCTCACG AATCAAAGAATTGGCGGACACTGGTCTCTACTGCCTTGGCCGCCGCAGTTATTAGCTTCAGCTCCTCCCTTCCTGCAAATGCTGATCTCAACAAGTACGAGGCAGAGACTCGTGGTGAATTCGGGAATGGGTCTGCCGCACAGTATGGCTCGGCAGATCTCAG GAAAGCAGTTCAtgtgaatgaaaatttaag AAGAGCCAATTTCACAGCTGCTGATATGAGGGAATCCGATTTCAGTGGCTCAACATTTAATGGCGCTTACCTTGAGAAGGCGGTCGCTTATAAGGCGAACTTCACAG GTGCCGATTTGAGCGACACATTGATGGATCGCATG GTCCTCAATGAGGCTAATCTTACGAATGCAGTGCTGGTGAGATCAGTTCTCACACGTAGTGATCTCGGTGGGGCCATAATTGAAGGCGCCGACTTCAGTGATGCGGTATTGGACCTTACACAGAAGCAG GCTCTTTGCAAGTATGCGAGTGGCATGAACCCAATCACGGGGGTGAGCACAAGAAAGAGCTTAGGATGTGGAAATAACCGACGAAATGCTTACGGCTCTCCTTCATCTCCACTCCTCAGTGCACCACCCCAGAAGCTGCTCGATCGAGACGGATTTTGTGACCCCTCCACCGGCCTCTGTGATGCAACAAAATGA
- the LOC116200338 gene encoding thylakoid lumenal protein TL20.3, chloroplastic isoform X2 has protein sequence MRESDFSGSTFNGAYLEKAVAYKANFTGADLSDTLMDRMVLNEANLTNAVLVRSVLTRSDLGGAIIEGADFSDAVLDLTQKQALCKYASGMNPITGVSTRKSLGCGNNRRNAYGSPSSPLLSAPPQKLLDRDGFCDPSTGLCDATK, from the exons ATGAGGGAATCCGATTTCAGTGGCTCAACATTTAATGGCGCTTACCTTGAGAAGGCGGTCGCTTATAAGGCGAACTTCACAG GTGCCGATTTGAGCGACACATTGATGGATCGCATG GTCCTCAATGAGGCTAATCTTACGAATGCAGTGCTGGTGAGATCAGTTCTCACACGTAGTGATCTCGGTGGGGCCATAATTGAAGGCGCCGACTTCAGTGATGCGGTATTGGACCTTACACAGAAGCAG GCTCTTTGCAAGTATGCGAGTGGCATGAACCCAATCACGGGGGTGAGCACAAGAAAGAGCTTAGGATGTGGAAATAACCGACGAAATGCTTACGGCTCTCCTTCATCTCCACTCCTCAGTGCACCACCCCAGAAGCTGCTCGATCGAGACGGATTTTGTGACCCCTCCACCGGCCTCTGTGATGCAACAAAATGA
- the LOC116200315 gene encoding monocopper oxidase-like protein SKU5, producing MALGRLWAVPLIHIVLLLGLCSADDPFVFFDFKVSYITASPLGVPQQVIAINDKFPGPPINVTTNNNVVVNVHNKLDESLLMHWSGIQQRRSSWQDGVLGTNCPIPSKWNWTYQFQVKDQIGSFFYFPSINFQRAAGGYGGFIINNRPIIPIPFATPDGDIVILIGDWYIRNHTDLRKSLNGGKDLGMPDGVLINGKGPYQYNTTLVPEGIDYETITVHPGKTYRIRVHNVGISTSLNFRIQNHNLLLVESEGSYTVQQNYTSLDIHVGQSYSFLVTMDQNASSDYYIVASARFVNESLWQRVTGVGILHYTNSKGKASGPLPDAPDDEFDKTYSMNQARSIRWNVTASGARPNPQGSFRYGSINVTEVYVLRNTPHVTVNGKRRATLSGISYVNPTTPIRLADQYKLKGVYKLDFPNKPLTGSAKMESSVINGTFRGFMEVIFQNNDTKMHSYHMSGYAFFVVGMDYGEWTDNSRGTYNKWDGIARTTVQVYPGAWTAILVSLDNVGVWNLRTENLDSWYLGQETYVRIVNPEATNKTELPIPDNALFCGKLQHLQTPQDISSATTFGGNRLSFVFTLLMILCALIPSFLC from the exons ATGGCTCTGGGTCGGTTATGGGCAGTGCCCCTCATCCACATTGTCCTGCTGCTTGGCCTGTGCTCTGCTGATGATCCCTTCGTCTTCTTCGACTTCAAGGTCTCCTACATCACTGCCTCTCCCCTGGGTGTTCCTCAGCAG GTTATTGCTATCAATGACAAATTCCCCGGTCCCCCCATCAATGTGACCACAAACAACAATGTCGTCGTCAATGTCCATAACAAGTTGGATGAGAGTCTTCTCATGCACTG GTCGGGAATTCAACAGCGTCGTAGCTCATGGCAAGATGGAGTCCTTGGCACCAACTGCCCGATCCCTTCAAAGTGGAATTGGACATATCAATTTCAGGTGAAGGACCAAATTGGGAGCTTCTTCTACTTTCCATCCATCAATTTCCAGAGAGCTGCCGGTGGCTATGGTGGATTTATAATCAACAACAGGCCCATAATTCCAATTCCATTTGCGACTCCGGATGGTGATATAGTGATTCTGATTGGTGATTGGTACATCAGGAATCATACG gATTTGAGGAAGTCCCTTAATGGAGGGAAAGATCTCGGTATGCCTGATGGGGTTCTTATTAATGGCAAAGGCCCCTACCAATACAACACCACTCTTGTCCCCGAGGGGATTGACTACGAGACGATTACAGTCCACCCAG GAAAAACTTACCGCATTCGCGTTCACAATGTCGGGATATCAACGAGCTTGAACTTTAGGATCCAGAACCACAACCTTCTTTTGGTTGAGAGCGAGGGTTCCTACACGGTCCAGCAGAACTACACGAGTTTGGACATTCATGTTGGCCAGTCTTATTCTTTCCTTGTGACCATGGATCAGAATGCAAGCTCTGATTATTACATTGTAGCAAGCGCGAGGTTCGTGAACGAATCGCTCTGGCAGAGAGTTACAGGGGTCGGGATCTTGCACTACACTAACTCAAAAGGGAAGGCCTCGGGCCCACTTCCAGATGCCCCGGATGATGAGTTTGACAAAACCTATTCCATGAACCAAGCGAGGTCAATCAG GTGGAATGTAACTGCAAGTGGAGCCCGTCCAAACCCACAGGGTTCTTTCCGGTACGGGTCAATCAATGTAACCGAAGTGTATGTTTTGAGAAACACACCTCACGTGACAGTCAATGGGAAGCGAAGAGCTACTCTCAGTGGCATCTCCTATGTCAATCCTACCACTCCCATTAGGCTCGCAGACCAGTACAAACTGAAGGGAGTATACAAGCTTGATTTCCCTAATAAACCGCTGACAGGCTCAGCTAAGATGGAGTCATCTGTCATTAATGGGACGTTCAGAGGGTTCATGGAAGTGATTTTTCAGAACAATGACACAAAGATGCACTCGTACCATATGAGTGGCTATGCTTTCTTCGTTGTTGG gaTGGATTATGGTGAGTGGACAGACAACAGCAGAGGCACGTACAATAAGTGGGATGGGATTGCCCGCACTACAGTGCAG GTCTACCCGGGAGCTTGGACAGCAATCCTGGTCTCTCTAGACAACGTTGGTGTCTGGAACCTGAGGACAGAAAATCTCGACTCATGGTACCTTGGACAAGAGACTTATGTCAGGATTGTTAACCCAGAGGCTACCAACAAAACCGAGCTTCCAATCCCTGACAATGCTCTCTTCTGTGGCAAACTTCAGCACCTGCAGAC TCCTCAGGACATATCTTCAGCGACTACATTCGGAGGCAACCGACTAAGCTTTGTGTTCACCCTGCTAATGATATTATGTGCTCTCATTCCCAGTTTTCTCTGCTAA
- the LOC116200323 gene encoding NAC domain-containing protein 7 isoform X1 — protein MNSFSHVPPGFRFHPTDEELVDYYLRKKVASKRIDLDVIRDVDLYKIEPWDLQELCKIGTEEQNDWYFFSHKDKKYPTGTRTNRATKAGFWKATGRDKAIYSKQSLIGMRKTLVFYKGRAPNGQKSDWIMHEYRLETNENGTPQEEGWVVCRVFKKRMTAVRKMGDYDSPCWYDDQVSFMPELDSPRQVSQPYASSYRHPYPCKQELELQYNMPHHDALFLQMPQLESPNSVVPYVYERNNSTGSNFQTSTLTEQEHMQQIHNQSMSTSLFGNSNEQAQDQVTDWRVLDKFVASQLSHDDAGNPKDATYANPTAFHMANQMNSIESKKQGVSQEFMAVPNSSCQIELWK, from the exons ATGAATTCATTTTCACATGTTCCTCCGGGCTTCCGGTTTCATCCCACAGATGAAGAACTCGTCGATTATTACCTGAGGAAAAAAGTTGCCTCCAAGCGGATCGACTTGGATGTTATCAGAGATGTTGATCTTTATAAAATTGAGCCATGGGATCTGCAAG AGTTGTGCAAAATAGGGACTGAAGAGCAAAATGACTGGTACTTCTTCAGCCACAAGGATAAGAAATATCCGACCGGAACTCGCACTAATAGAGCCACAAAAGCTGGATTTTGGAAGGCCACCGGAAGAGATAAGGCTATTTACTCCAAGCAGAGTCTTATTGGCATGAGAAAAACCTTGGTCTTTTACAAAGGACGAGCCCCGAATGGACAGAAGTCTGACTGGATCATGCATGAGTATCGCCTGGAGACGAACGAAAATGGAACCCCCCAG GAGGAAGGATGGGTCGTTTGTCGAGTTTTCAAGAAGCGAATGACTGCCGTAAGGAAGATGGGAGACTACGATTCTCCGTGTTGGTATGACGATCAGGTTTCATTTATGCCAGAACTTGATTCTCCAAGGCAGGTTTCTCAGCCGTATGCATCATCATATCGCCATCCATATCCGTGCAAGCAAGAACTCGAGCTTCAATACAACATGCCACATCACGATGCCTTATTCCTCCAAATGCCCCAACTCGAAAGCCCTAATTCAGTAGTTCCTTATGTCTATGAAAGGAACAACAGCACTGGGAGCAATTTTCAAACTTCAACCCTCACAGAACAGGAGCATATGCAACAAATCCACAATCAGAGTATGAGCACATCACTTTTCGGAAACTCAAACGAGCAGGCACAAGACCAGGTGACCGACTGGCGGGTCCTGGATAAATTTGTCGCATCTCAGTTGAGCCACGATGATGCTGGTAATCCAAAGGACGCCACTTACGCCAATCCAACAGCATTTCACATGGCAAACCAAATGAATAGCATAGAGTCGAAGAAGCAAGGAGTTTCTCAGGAATTCATGGCCGTGCCCAACTCCAGTTGCCAAATCGAGCTATGGAAGTAA
- the LOC116200323 gene encoding NAC domain-containing protein 7 isoform X2: MNSFSHVPPGFRFHPTDEELVDYYLRKKVASKRIDLDVIRDVDLYKIEPWDLQGTEEQNDWYFFSHKDKKYPTGTRTNRATKAGFWKATGRDKAIYSKQSLIGMRKTLVFYKGRAPNGQKSDWIMHEYRLETNENGTPQEEGWVVCRVFKKRMTAVRKMGDYDSPCWYDDQVSFMPELDSPRQVSQPYASSYRHPYPCKQELELQYNMPHHDALFLQMPQLESPNSVVPYVYERNNSTGSNFQTSTLTEQEHMQQIHNQSMSTSLFGNSNEQAQDQVTDWRVLDKFVASQLSHDDAGNPKDATYANPTAFHMANQMNSIESKKQGVSQEFMAVPNSSCQIELWK; the protein is encoded by the exons ATGAATTCATTTTCACATGTTCCTCCGGGCTTCCGGTTTCATCCCACAGATGAAGAACTCGTCGATTATTACCTGAGGAAAAAAGTTGCCTCCAAGCGGATCGACTTGGATGTTATCAGAGATGTTGATCTTTATAAAATTGAGCCATGGGATCTGCAAG GGACTGAAGAGCAAAATGACTGGTACTTCTTCAGCCACAAGGATAAGAAATATCCGACCGGAACTCGCACTAATAGAGCCACAAAAGCTGGATTTTGGAAGGCCACCGGAAGAGATAAGGCTATTTACTCCAAGCAGAGTCTTATTGGCATGAGAAAAACCTTGGTCTTTTACAAAGGACGAGCCCCGAATGGACAGAAGTCTGACTGGATCATGCATGAGTATCGCCTGGAGACGAACGAAAATGGAACCCCCCAG GAGGAAGGATGGGTCGTTTGTCGAGTTTTCAAGAAGCGAATGACTGCCGTAAGGAAGATGGGAGACTACGATTCTCCGTGTTGGTATGACGATCAGGTTTCATTTATGCCAGAACTTGATTCTCCAAGGCAGGTTTCTCAGCCGTATGCATCATCATATCGCCATCCATATCCGTGCAAGCAAGAACTCGAGCTTCAATACAACATGCCACATCACGATGCCTTATTCCTCCAAATGCCCCAACTCGAAAGCCCTAATTCAGTAGTTCCTTATGTCTATGAAAGGAACAACAGCACTGGGAGCAATTTTCAAACTTCAACCCTCACAGAACAGGAGCATATGCAACAAATCCACAATCAGAGTATGAGCACATCACTTTTCGGAAACTCAAACGAGCAGGCACAAGACCAGGTGACCGACTGGCGGGTCCTGGATAAATTTGTCGCATCTCAGTTGAGCCACGATGATGCTGGTAATCCAAAGGACGCCACTTACGCCAATCCAACAGCATTTCACATGGCAAACCAAATGAATAGCATAGAGTCGAAGAAGCAAGGAGTTTCTCAGGAATTCATGGCCGTGCCCAACTCCAGTTGCCAAATCGAGCTATGGAAGTAA